A stretch of the Conger conger chromosome 3, fConCon1.1, whole genome shotgun sequence genome encodes the following:
- the asgr1a gene encoding asialoglycoprotein receptor 1, translating to MNGAGEPVNRTILKEYQDDIENMDTNEDRAFWKKEESFPRLGIRPPAGRSLWHICIVLSVSAILLFALIITVAVNNVKVDRKFTALEKTVANLSVSVTSVHSKIQMGKETGENIHLEINMLKDSLKIAEQQLVTLNRELKRMDALATLTTEISQMKCTLEKIRRNVTGAGCCPVNWQFYGSSCFFFSEDGMSWDSARDYCSSKSSSLVILKDEEKWNWVAQRTMPRYYWIGLTDERTGQWEWVDGTPYFMNRRQWKPGQPDDWTQHGLGGGEDCAHLHNDGKLNDDHCTRGYRFVCESSVMAQPAA from the exons ATGAATGGGGCAGGGGAACCAGTCAACAGAACAATTCTCAAAGAATACCAAGATGATATTGAAAACATGGATACAAATGAGGACAGGGCCTTCTGGAAAAAAGAAG AATCCTTTCCACGGCTGGGAATAAGACCCCCTGCTGGCAGATCTCTGTGGCACATTTGCATTGTCCTGTCAGTGTCCGCGATTCTGTTGTTTGCTCTCATTATCACTGTGGCTGTTAACA ATGTGAAAGTGGACAGGAAGTTCACAGCTCTGGAGAAAACAGTGGCCAacctcagtgtctcagtgaccTCCGTCCATTCCAAAATCCAGATGGGCAAGGAAACTG GTGAaaatatccacttagagatCAACATGCTGAAAGATTCATTAAAAATAGCGGAGCAGCAGCTTGTTACTC TCAACAGGGAATTGAAGAGAATGGATGCACTGGCAACTCTGACAACTGAAATTTCCCAGATGAAGTGCACCCTGGAAAAAATTAGAAGAAATG TCACTGGTGCAGGTTGCTGTCCCGTCAACTGGCAGTTCTACGGCTCCAGctgcttcttcttctctgaAGATGGAATGTCTTGGGATTCCGCCCGTGACTACTGTAGCAGCAAGAGTTCTTCACTGGTCATCTTGAAGGATGAGGAAAAATGG AATTGGGTAGCCCAGAGGACCATGCCAAGATACTACTGGATTGGACTTACAGATGAGAGGACGGGACAGTGGGAGTGGGTGGATGGCACACCGTACTTCATGAACAGGAG GCAGTGGAAACCTGGCCAACCAGATGACTGGACACAGCATGGTTTAGGGGGAGGTGAAGACTGTGCCCACCTGCATAATGATGGAAAGCTCAATGATGACCACTGCACCCGTGGTTATCGCTTTGTATGTGAATCCTCTGTGATGGCACAACCTGCAGCATGA